One region of Streptomyces capillispiralis genomic DNA includes:
- a CDS encoding transglycosylase SLT domain-containing protein, which yields MSRISVRGFAVASATAVTAVGSVVGVASGSTAQTNDAEATASGTTLLADIPAGQQAQVQTASLTQQAETMAIAADATAKKDAEEAARKAAAETAIAKKAEAAEKAEREAKERAEAKAAASRDAAREAAEIAVQSSYTVAEVQALARQLVPADQFQCFSNIVDHESSWNYRADNPTSDAYGLVQALPGSKMASAGADWMTNPATQIKWGLGYMNDRYGSPCGAWNFWQANNWY from the coding sequence GTGAGCCGGATCTCGGTCCGGGGATTCGCAGTGGCCTCGGCCACCGCGGTCACCGCTGTCGGAAGCGTCGTCGGCGTTGCCTCGGGCAGCACCGCGCAAACCAACGACGCCGAAGCGACGGCAAGCGGCACCACGCTGCTCGCGGACATCCCCGCGGGCCAGCAGGCCCAGGTGCAGACCGCGTCCCTGACGCAGCAGGCCGAAACGATGGCCATCGCCGCGGACGCGACCGCCAAGAAGGACGCGGAGGAGGCCGCCCGCAAGGCCGCCGCCGAGACCGCCATCGCGAAGAAGGCGGAAGCCGCCGAGAAGGCGGAGCGTGAGGCCAAGGAGCGCGCGGAGGCCAAGGCCGCCGCCAGCCGCGACGCGGCCCGCGAAGCCGCCGAGATCGCCGTCCAGAGCTCGTACACGGTCGCCGAGGTGCAGGCGCTCGCGCGCCAGCTGGTCCCCGCCGACCAGTTCCAGTGCTTCAGCAACATCGTGGACCACGAGTCCAGCTGGAACTACCGGGCCGACAACCCGACCTCCGACGCCTACGGCCTCGTGCAGGCACTCCCGGGATCCAAGATGGCCTCCGCCGGAGCCGACTGGATGACGAACCCGGCCACCCAGATCAAGTGGGGCCTGGGCTACATGAACGACCGCTACGGCAGCCCGTGCGGCGCCTGGAACTTCTGGCAGGCCAACAACTGGTACTAG
- a CDS encoding PhoH family protein — MVTSAKRHKPDRRTYVLDTSVLLADPNALSRFDEHEVVLPIVVVTELEAKRNHPELGYFARQALRLLDDYRVRYGRLDAPIPTGDLGGTVRVELNHSDPSVLPSGYRLGDNDSRILAVARNLQAEGFDVTVVSKDLPLRIKASSVGLLAEEYRAELAITDSSGWTGMSELTLPGEQVDVLFEEGHVYVPEAAHLPVHTGLTLQSERGRALGRVTPEGNVRLVRGDREAFGIKGRSAEQRIALDLLLDPDVGIVSMGGRAGTGKSALALCAGLEAVLERRQHQKVMVFRPLYAVGGQELGYLPGTEAEKMSPWAQAVFDTLSAVTSREVIEEVTARGMLEVLPLTHIRGRSLHDAFVIVDEAQSLERNVLLTVLSRIGANSRVVLTHDVAQRDNLRVGRYDGVVAVVEKLKGHPLFAHVTLTRSERSQIAALVTEMLEDGQI; from the coding sequence GTGGTGACCAGCGCAAAGCGCCACAAGCCAGACCGGCGCACCTATGTTCTCGACACCAGCGTCCTGCTGGCCGACCCGAACGCCCTGAGCCGCTTCGACGAGCACGAGGTCGTGCTCCCCATCGTCGTGGTGACGGAACTGGAGGCCAAGCGGAACCATCCCGAACTCGGGTACTTCGCCCGGCAGGCACTGCGCCTGCTGGACGACTACCGGGTGCGGTACGGCCGTCTCGACGCCCCCATTCCGACCGGGGACCTCGGCGGGACCGTGCGGGTCGAGCTGAACCACTCGGACCCCAGCGTGCTGCCCAGCGGCTACCGCCTGGGGGACAACGACTCCCGCATCCTCGCGGTCGCCCGCAATCTGCAGGCCGAGGGATTCGACGTCACCGTCGTGTCGAAGGACCTCCCGCTCCGGATCAAGGCGTCCTCCGTCGGCCTCCTCGCCGAGGAGTACCGCGCGGAACTCGCCATCACCGACTCCTCCGGCTGGACCGGGATGTCCGAACTGACCCTGCCCGGTGAGCAGGTGGACGTCCTCTTCGAGGAAGGGCACGTATATGTGCCCGAGGCCGCGCACCTGCCCGTGCACACCGGCCTCACCCTCCAGTCCGAGCGCGGCAGGGCGCTCGGCCGGGTCACCCCCGAGGGCAACGTGCGGCTGGTGCGCGGCGACCGGGAGGCGTTCGGCATCAAGGGCCGCAGCGCCGAGCAGCGCATCGCGCTCGACCTGCTGCTCGACCCGGACGTCGGGATCGTGTCCATGGGCGGCCGGGCCGGCACCGGCAAGTCGGCGCTGGCGCTGTGCGCGGGCCTGGAGGCGGTGCTGGAGCGCCGGCAGCACCAGAAGGTGATGGTCTTCCGTCCGCTGTACGCGGTGGGCGGGCAGGAGCTCGGCTATCTGCCCGGTACCGAGGCGGAGAAGATGAGCCCCTGGGCGCAGGCGGTGTTCGACACGCTGTCGGCGGTCACCAGCCGGGAGGTCATCGAGGAGGTCACCGCGCGCGGCATGCTGGAGGTCCTGCCGCTCACCCACATCCGGGGCCGCTCGCTGCACGACGCGTTCGTCATCGTGGACGAGGCGCAGTCGCTGGAGCGCAACGTCCTGCTGACCGTTCTGTCCCGCATCGGGGCGAATTCCCGGGTCGTGCTGACCCACGATGTCGCCCAGCGGGACAATCTGAGGGTCGGTCGGTACGACGGTGTGGTCGCCGTGGTGGAGAAGCTGAAGGGGCATCCGCTCTTCGCGCACGTCACCCTGACGCGGTCCGAGAGGTCCCAGATCGCCGCCCTTGTGACCGAAATGCTCGAGGACGGGCAGATCTGA